A DNA window from Vigna angularis cultivar LongXiaoDou No.4 chromosome 1, ASM1680809v1, whole genome shotgun sequence contains the following coding sequences:
- the LOC108346840 gene encoding bifunctional UDP-glucose 4-epimerase and UDP-xylose 4-epimerase 1: protein MFSLTLHKFSPHHLLFSLTFHYLLLAFFKMVSPSQKILVTGGAGFIGTHTVVQLLKGGFTVSIIDNFDNSVMEAVDRVRQVVGPHLSQNLEFTQGDLRNRDDLERLFSRTKFDAVIHFAGLKAVAESVAKPRRYFDFNLIGTINLYEVMAKYNCKKMVFSSSATVYGQPEKIPCEEDFKLQAMNPYGRTKLFLEEIARDIQKAEPEWKIILLRYFNPVGAHESGQLGEDPKGIPNNLMPYIQQVAVGRLPELNVYGHDYPTRDGSAIRDYIHVMDLADGHIAALRKLFTSENIGCTAYNLGTGRGTSVLEMVAAFEKASGKKIPVKLCPRRPGDATEVYASTQRAETELSWKAKYGVEEMCRDQWNWAKNNPWGYTGKP, encoded by the exons ATGTTCTCTCTCACTCTCCATAAATTCTCACCGCACCACTTacttttctctctcactttccATTATCTCCTTCTTGCTTTCTTCAAAATGGTCTCACCCTCCCAAAAGATTCTGGTAACCGGTGGTGCCGGTTTCATAGGCACCCACACCGTTGTGCAGCTCCTCAAAGGAGGCTTCACCGTTTCAATAATCGACAATTTTGACAACTCCGTCATGGAGGCCGTCGACCGGGTACGCCAAGTGGTGGGCCCTCATCTTTCTCAGAACCTCGAATTCACCCAG GGCGATCTCAGAAACAGGGATGACTTGGAGAGACTCTTCTCCAGAACCAA ATTCGATGCCGTGATCCACTTTGCTGGCCTCAAAGCGGTTGCGGAAAGCGTGGCCAAGCCACGTCGttattttgatttcaatttgaTCGGCACCATCAATCTCTATGAAGTTATGGCCAAGTATAACTGTAAAAAG ATGGTTTTTTCATCTTCTGCTACCGTTTATGGCCAACCTGAAAAGATACCGTGCGAGGAGGATTTCAAGTTGCAAGCTATGAATCCCTATGGACGGACCAAA CTTTTCCTTGAAGAAATTGCCCGAGATATTCAGAAAGCTGAGCCAGAATGGAAGATCATATTACTGAGATACTTCAATCCAGTTGGGGCTCATGAAAGTGGTCAACTCGGTGAAGATCCCAAGGGCATCCCGAATAATCTCATGCCTTACATTCAGCAAGTAGCTGTTGGAAGGTTGCCTGAACTCAATGTATACGGTCATGATTATCCAACTAGGGATGGCTCAGCG atCCGGGACTATATCCATGTGATGGACTTAGCAGATGGTCATATTGCTGCCTTGAGAAAGCTCTTCACATCGGAGAACATAG GTTGTACCGCTTACAACCTGGGAACCGGTCGTGGAACATCTGTGCTTGAAATGGTTGCAGCATTTGAAAAGGCTTCTGGCAAG AAAATTCCAGTGAAGTTATGTCCAAGAAGACCAGGAGATGCCACGGAGGTTTATGCATCTACACAGAGAGCTGAGACAGAACTTAGTTGGAA GGCAAAATATGGTGTGGAGGAGATGTGCAGGGACCAGTGGAATTGGGCAAAGAACAATCCCTGGGGTTACACGGGGAAGCCTTGA